In Chitinibacter sp. FCG-7, the genomic stretch AAACCACCGCGTCCCGAGTTTTTCCATGAATTAAGAAAGGCTTCTCCATATGCCCAATTTGATTAAATCCGCGCTATTGGCCTTAGTCGCCCTGAGTGCTACATCGCTGCTGGCCGCACCGCTGCAACTGGAAAGCAGCCTGCCGGTTGGGCAAAGCTTGAGTGGTAAAACGCGTGTCAAAGCGCAGGCCGACGATAGCTACAGCCTCACGCTGCAAGGCCAGAGTGTGCAAATTCGCGGCCTGGGCGCAACGCCGCGCCTGCCGCGTCAGGCGGCGCAGCTGCACTTCGAGCGCCGCGCCCATCCGGCTGGCCCGCAAAGCTGGCTCACACTCACGCAGGGCGCGCAAAGCTGGCTGCTGGCCAGCAATCTGACTGGCGGCGCAACGCTAGCTGCTGGCCGCCAGCTGGTCTGGCAAGCCGAGCGCGTGCAGCTCTCCAACGGTCAGGGCCAACTGCAAACGCTGCCCGCTGATGACGATCTGGGCGTAAAAAACGGCTGGCGCGAATGCCTGCGCCTGCTCGACGTCCGCCTCCCCGCCGCTGAAACCAGCGATAGCGAAGCCCAATTCGACATCGCCTACTGGAACACCCGCGCCAAAGACTGCCGCTGAGTCGGTCTCAGCCAACGCAAAAAACGCCGGTTCAAACCGGCGTTTTTTCATTAAATCGCACACCCCTGCGGCGTGCATAGTGCGTCTGTCCCGCCAGCTTGCGCTGTAATGCCGTGCGCTTGCAGGGATTGTACAAAGGCATCGGCCTGGCCCAGAAATGGCGAGATGTCGATGCGCTGTAGCTGCCCATCATGCTCCAGCAGCAGCGATGGGAAGCCGCGCAGGCCGTGCTGTTGCATTAGCTTGCGCGTTGTAGCAAAGCGCTGTTCGATCTGTTGCGCCTGCACATCGAGCTGTGCCAGAAAACTAGCGCTATCAATCCCCAGCTCGCTAGCCAATTGCAGCAACACCGTGCCATCGCTGATGCGCAAACCTTTCGCATAGTGCGCATGCTGGATCTTGCCCAGCATCGCCAAGCCATCAAAGCCCAAAGCCTGTGCGGCCAAGATCGCCAGCGTTGGCGGGGTTGAATCGAACACGGCGCTGGTGTCGAGCAACAAGCCATTAAAGTAGCCGTCACCAAACGGCTGGCCGGTCAGCTCGGCAATGCGCTGATCGTGTGGCATCACATAGTTGCGCAGCGCTGGGCTCACCGTTTGGCGGTTGGCCCCGCTCATCATGCCACCCGGATGCAAGGCCACTTCCAAGCCTTGCAGTTGCGCCGCGGCGTGGATCA encodes the following:
- a CDS encoding DsbA family protein, translated to MVNTSNQSKLHYVFDPLCGWCYAAAPLIHAAAQLQGLEVALHPGGMMSGANRQTVSPALRNYVMPHDQRIAELTGQPFGDGYFNGLLLDTSAVFDSTPPTLAILAAQALGFDGLAMLGKIQHAHYAKGLRISDGTVLLQLASELGIDSASFLAQLDVQAQQIEQRFATTRKLMQQHGLRGFPSLLLEHDGQLQRIDISPFLGQADAFVQSLQAHGITAQAGGTDALCTPQGCAI